A window of Phycobacter azelaicus contains these coding sequences:
- the hemN gene encoding oxygen-independent coproporphyrinogen III oxidase has translation MTQIDRLATLGLFDSRVPRYTSYPTAPVFSPTVGATEQAVHLQTLDPAVPVSVYVHIPFCERLCWFCACRTQGTRRLDPVEAYIGTLEAELKLVAQHLPKGVQMGRLHWGGGTPTILPPHLIYRLAAAVRSVFPKTTDWEFSVEIDPTLVDREKIAALADVGMNRASIGIQDFNPEVQAAIGRDQSYEVTRDCVEDLREAGIMSLNADLIYGLPHQDAVRLSDTVEKVLSLAPDRIALFGYAHVPWVAKRQQLIDELALPGDAERYELACLAGDQFRAAGFETIGIDHFALPGDGLAKAAKSGHLRRNFQGYTDDRCPTLIGLGASSISRYAGGYVQNAAATPAYVERIEAGDLAGARGHEMNEDDHLRARAIEMVMCDFYLDRRALIREYGDMARSLDIEMAAIRARFGDLVALDEQGLSILPEGRALTRIIASQFDAHKPEGVRYSRAS, from the coding sequence ATGACACAGATAGATCGCCTCGCTACTCTCGGGCTGTTCGACAGCCGGGTGCCCCGCTACACCTCATATCCTACAGCCCCGGTCTTTTCGCCGACTGTGGGCGCAACGGAGCAGGCTGTGCATTTGCAGACGCTGGATCCTGCCGTCCCGGTGTCCGTTTATGTCCACATACCGTTTTGCGAACGACTGTGCTGGTTCTGTGCTTGCCGAACCCAAGGCACCCGGCGCCTTGATCCTGTGGAGGCTTATATCGGGACGCTGGAGGCAGAGCTGAAACTGGTGGCGCAGCATCTCCCAAAAGGGGTGCAGATGGGGCGCCTTCATTGGGGCGGTGGGACTCCGACGATTCTGCCGCCGCATCTGATTTACCGGCTGGCTGCCGCTGTAAGGTCCGTCTTTCCAAAGACAACCGACTGGGAATTCTCGGTGGAGATCGACCCGACCCTCGTGGACCGAGAGAAAATCGCTGCCCTGGCGGATGTGGGAATGAACCGCGCCAGCATCGGCATTCAGGACTTCAATCCAGAGGTTCAGGCGGCGATTGGGCGGGATCAATCCTATGAGGTGACGCGTGACTGCGTAGAGGATCTTCGCGAGGCCGGGATCATGTCCCTCAACGCAGATCTGATTTACGGGCTGCCCCATCAGGACGCTGTGAGGCTCTCGGACACGGTGGAAAAGGTGCTGAGTCTTGCGCCGGACCGGATCGCGCTTTTTGGCTATGCTCACGTACCATGGGTGGCCAAGCGTCAGCAGCTGATTGATGAGCTGGCCTTGCCGGGGGACGCCGAGCGTTATGAGCTGGCCTGTCTTGCAGGCGATCAATTCCGGGCCGCCGGGTTCGAAACGATTGGTATCGACCATTTCGCCTTGCCGGGCGACGGTTTGGCAAAAGCAGCCAAGAGCGGCCATCTGCGTCGCAATTTCCAGGGCTATACCGACGACCGCTGCCCGACGTTGATTGGCCTCGGTGCGTCCTCGATTTCTCGTTACGCCGGGGGATACGTCCAGAACGCAGCAGCGACGCCTGCCTATGTGGAGCGGATCGAGGCCGGAGATCTGGCGGGAGCGCGGGGTCACGAGATGAACGAGGATGACCACTTGCGCGCCCGCGCCATCGAGATGGTGATGTGTGACTTCTACCTTGACCGCAGGGCCCTGATCCGGGAGTACGGCGATATGGCGCGCAGCCTTGATATCGAGATGGCTGCCATTCGGGCGCGGTTCGGCGATCTGGTGGCACTGGACGAGCAGGGGCTTTCGATCTTGCCCGAGGGCCGCGCCCTGACGCGGATCATTGCCAGCCAATTCGATGCCCATAAGCCGGAAGGAGTGCGTTACAGTCGCGCCTCCTGA
- a CDS encoding A/G-specific adenine glycosylase, translating into MRDLKEDAEGLGRDLLAWYDTHARSLPWRVSPADRAAGVLPDPYRVWLSEVMLQQTTVAAVKDYFHRFTSRWPTVMDLAAAADADVMGEWAGLGYYARARNLLKCARVVARDLDGTFPDTYEGLLKLPGIGPYTAAAIASIAFDHSEVVLDGNVERVMARLHDIHEPLPGSKPLLKERAAELTPQERPGCHAQAVMDLGATICTPKSPACGICPWRDPCAARIAGTAAELPKKTPKKPKPTRHGIVYLARSAAGDWLLERRPDKGLLGGMLGWPGSDWNDAPEPAPPFKADWQDLGAEVRHTFTHFHLILRVMVAELPGSFSPGPAQEVITKHDFRPSDLPTVMRKAFDLWRGDKNAKN; encoded by the coding sequence ATGCGTGACCTGAAAGAGGATGCCGAAGGGCTAGGGCGCGATCTGTTGGCTTGGTACGATACCCACGCCCGCAGCCTGCCCTGGCGTGTCAGCCCTGCGGATCGCGCGGCAGGTGTACTGCCCGATCCCTATCGCGTCTGGCTGAGCGAGGTGATGCTGCAGCAAACCACCGTTGCCGCCGTGAAGGATTATTTTCACCGTTTCACAAGCCGCTGGCCGACGGTCATGGATCTTGCTGCTGCAGCTGACGCTGATGTCATGGGCGAATGGGCCGGTCTTGGCTACTACGCCCGCGCCCGCAATCTCCTCAAATGCGCACGTGTCGTGGCGCGTGATCTGGATGGCACCTTTCCCGACACCTACGAGGGCCTGCTGAAACTCCCCGGCATCGGCCCCTACACTGCCGCCGCCATCGCCTCGATCGCATTTGACCACTCTGAAGTGGTTCTGGATGGCAATGTAGAGCGGGTGATGGCCCGCCTACATGACATTCACGAGCCGCTCCCCGGCTCGAAGCCGCTCTTGAAAGAGCGTGCAGCAGAGCTGACACCGCAAGAGCGCCCCGGCTGCCATGCTCAGGCGGTGATGGATCTGGGCGCCACCATCTGCACGCCGAAATCGCCTGCCTGCGGCATCTGCCCCTGGCGGGATCCTTGCGCAGCGCGCATTGCAGGCACGGCGGCAGAGCTGCCCAAGAAGACACCGAAAAAACCGAAGCCCACCCGCCATGGTATCGTCTACCTTGCGCGGAGCGCTGCAGGCGACTGGTTGCTTGAGCGACGTCCGGACAAGGGGTTGTTGGGCGGCATGCTTGGCTGGCCCGGTTCGGACTGGAATGACGCGCCCGAGCCTGCACCGCCGTTCAAGGCCGATTGGCAGGATCTGGGTGCCGAAGTGCGCCATACCTTCACCCATTTCCACCTGATCCTGCGGGTGATGGTGGCTGAACTGCCGGGCAGTTTCTCCCCTGGCCCAGCGCAAGAGGTGATCACCAAGCATGATTTCCGCCCATCCGACCTGCCCACGGTGATGCGCAAGGCCTTTGACCTGTGGCGCGGGGACAAAAACGCGAAAAACTGA
- a CDS encoding DsbA family protein produces the protein MTRLMSGVFAVVALVAGAYAISGLGGQNRLPENPLIGAAVAQEAEVDTSTIIEMVQGAEDAPVTLIEYASYTCPHCANFHTGPYKQLKADYIDTGKVKFIYREVYFDRYGLWASAIARCAGPDKFFGITDLIFQQQSEWARAGGATEIVDALRKIGLLAGLEKDQLEACLQDGTKLQTLVTWYQENAEKDDVTSTPSFVLNGRKIENQSYESFKALIDAELEG, from the coding sequence ATGACCCGTCTTATGTCTGGTGTCTTTGCCGTGGTGGCGCTTGTTGCCGGGGCCTATGCCATCTCTGGACTGGGTGGCCAAAACCGGTTGCCTGAAAACCCGCTGATCGGCGCTGCTGTCGCGCAGGAAGCCGAGGTCGACACCTCGACCATCATCGAGATGGTGCAGGGCGCCGAGGACGCGCCGGTGACACTGATCGAATACGCCTCCTACACCTGTCCGCACTGCGCCAACTTCCATACCGGCCCTTATAAGCAGCTGAAGGCGGATTACATCGACACCGGCAAGGTCAAGTTTATCTACCGTGAGGTCTATTTTGACCGCTACGGCCTCTGGGCATCGGCCATCGCGCGCTGCGCTGGCCCGGATAAGTTCTTTGGCATCACCGATCTGATCTTCCAGCAGCAATCCGAGTGGGCCCGTGCTGGCGGCGCCACCGAGATCGTTGATGCGCTGCGCAAGATCGGCCTTTTGGCTGGCCTCGAAAAGGACCAGCTGGAGGCCTGCCTGCAGGACGGCACCAAACTGCAGACCTTGGTGACCTGGTATCAGGAAAACGCCGAAAAGGATGATGTGACATCGACGCCGTCTTTCGTTCTGAACGGCAGGAAGATCGAGAACCAGTCCTACGAGTCCTTCAAGGCACTTATAGACGCTGAACTGGAAGGCTAA
- a CDS encoding YbaY family lipoprotein, with product MRILVSTLAAAFVIAVGGANAAETISGSVTYRERIAMPPGVTLEVQLEDVSRMDAPAKIISEVTMNEAGNPPYDIIIPYNPDAIQDGRRYTVRASLRMGERLLFTTDTHTPVLSDGAGTDVSITMVQVQVLAEPPRRMIGEFVYFADAATFTTCGGEETYPVAVEGAYPIAERGYLDAQPKPMASVVAVLDGEIVERDGMEGGRRDMLVIDRLAGFVPGMTCERAMADADVENTYWRILSIGGATIEAAEDRREPHIILRPDEGAFTSTIGCNTVNGSYSFDVPSLKLAAGPMTMMACPPPLDEVERAWTEGIASVSEVIVTGPTMELRSAEGKTVAFLEAVALP from the coding sequence ATGCGGATACTTGTATCTACTCTCGCGGCGGCGTTTGTCATAGCGGTAGGTGGAGCGAATGCCGCGGAGACGATCAGCGGATCAGTCACATACCGCGAACGGATTGCCATGCCGCCCGGTGTGACCCTTGAGGTGCAACTTGAAGACGTATCACGGATGGACGCCCCGGCAAAAATCATCAGTGAGGTAACCATGAACGAGGCGGGCAACCCGCCATACGACATCATCATCCCCTATAACCCAGACGCAATACAGGATGGACGGCGCTATACCGTGCGCGCCAGTCTGCGGATGGGCGAGCGGTTGTTGTTCACGACTGACACTCATACCCCTGTCCTATCGGATGGCGCGGGCACCGACGTGTCGATAACCATGGTGCAGGTACAGGTTCTGGCTGAACCGCCCCGCCGAATGATCGGAGAGTTCGTGTATTTCGCGGATGCTGCGACGTTTACCACATGCGGAGGAGAGGAAACCTATCCAGTTGCTGTGGAAGGTGCGTATCCCATTGCGGAACGCGGTTACCTCGACGCGCAGCCTAAGCCGATGGCTTCGGTCGTTGCCGTCTTGGACGGAGAGATTGTCGAACGCGACGGCATGGAAGGCGGTCGGCGCGATATGCTGGTGATTGACCGGCTTGCCGGGTTCGTGCCCGGGATGACCTGTGAGCGTGCAATGGCCGACGCGGATGTCGAAAACACCTATTGGCGCATCCTGTCGATTGGCGGCGCAACGATTGAGGCCGCCGAGGATCGGCGAGAGCCGCACATCATCCTGCGTCCAGATGAAGGGGCATTTACCTCAACCATTGGCTGCAACACCGTCAATGGAAGCTATTCATTCGATGTCCCATCACTCAAGCTGGCTGCAGGCCCCATGACCATGATGGCTTGCCCACCGCCGCTCGATGAGGTCGAACGGGCATGGACCGAGGGCATAGCCTCGGTTAGCGAGGTCATCGTGACAGGTCCCACGATGGAGTTGCGTAGTGCGGAGGGAAAAACTGTTGCGTTTCTCGAGGCCGTGGCGCTGCCCTGA
- a CDS encoding alkane 1-monooxygenase translates to MKPSATADRIAHRITPDTLRRWQSALPFWLSFLLVPLLWFSAIMGGWWILLTPLVTWYLFAALDGVFGLHLDNADPQTPEDDLRWYSLLTIAWVPIQFLTLFGLIAYVAGNESLSGLEKFGLFFGMGVISGTVGINYSHELMHQRSRLERWLADILLAMVLYSHFRSEHLLVHHRYVGTPRDPVTARYNEGFHRFYPRVLRECWQSAFRAEKEKLAKKDRPWTDLSNPFFRYWALQGAMLLLAVILGGFGGLVLFLVQAGVAIWQLELVNYVEHYGLTRKHLGDGKYEHVRPCHSWNAAHKASNWLLINLQRHSDHHYKPDRRFPLLQNYTEADAPQLPYGYPVMTIAAMMPPVWRRMMNPRVRRWRQMYYPEITNWTPYNRASNPMPR, encoded by the coding sequence ATGAAACCTTCTGCAACTGCCGACCGTATCGCACACAGGATCACGCCGGACACCCTGCGGCGCTGGCAATCTGCCCTGCCCTTCTGGCTGTCTTTCCTCCTGGTGCCGCTGTTATGGTTCTCCGCAATTATGGGCGGCTGGTGGATTCTGCTGACGCCGCTGGTGACATGGTACCTTTTTGCCGCACTTGATGGCGTTTTTGGCCTCCACCTCGACAATGCCGATCCCCAGACTCCCGAGGATGACCTGCGCTGGTACAGCCTTCTGACCATCGCCTGGGTCCCGATCCAATTCCTGACGCTGTTCGGGTTGATCGCCTATGTGGCCGGAAACGAGAGCCTCAGCGGTTTGGAGAAATTCGGCCTATTCTTCGGCATGGGCGTGATCAGCGGCACCGTGGGCATCAACTACAGTCACGAGCTGATGCACCAGCGCAGCCGCCTTGAGCGCTGGCTGGCCGATATCCTTCTGGCGATGGTGCTCTACTCGCATTTCCGATCAGAGCATCTCCTGGTGCATCACCGCTATGTCGGCACCCCGCGCGATCCGGTCACCGCACGCTACAACGAGGGTTTTCACCGGTTCTATCCGCGCGTGCTGCGCGAATGCTGGCAATCCGCCTTTCGCGCCGAGAAGGAGAAGCTCGCCAAGAAAGATCGTCCCTGGACGGATCTTTCCAATCCCTTCTTCCGCTACTGGGCCTTGCAGGGCGCGATGCTGCTGCTTGCGGTCATTCTGGGTGGCTTCGGCGGGCTGGTGCTGTTCCTGGTGCAGGCGGGTGTCGCCATCTGGCAGCTAGAGCTGGTGAACTATGTGGAGCACTACGGTCTAACTCGCAAGCACCTCGGCGATGGCAAGTACGAACATGTGCGCCCCTGCCATTCCTGGAATGCGGCACACAAGGCGTCGAACTGGCTCTTGATAAATCTACAGCGTCATTCGGACCACCACTACAAACCCGATCGACGCTTTCCCCTTTTGCAGAACTACACCGAAGCCGATGCGCCTCAGTTGCCCTACGGCTATCCGGTGATGACCATTGCCGCGATGATGCCGCCGGTCTGGCGCCGTATGATGAACCCGCGCGTGCGCCGCTGGCGTCAGATGTATTACCCCGAAATCACCAATTGGACGCCCTACAACCGCGCCAGTAATCCGATGCCGCGCTAA
- a CDS encoding methyl-accepting chemotaxis protein — protein sequence MSLRMRIVVSLLVSSLVAIAIVTVPLFMGLGTVSDEGIKRELQQFEARVYSQIEGQQRLALTTAQTVASMPDVQRAVAEQDRETLDRLFAQNFKGLAAEAGIAQFQFHTPTAVSVFRVHKPEKFGDDLSGFRHSVVAANAEKAPVSGLERGRAGIGIRGISPIFFEGRHVGTVEIGLKFDSALIESLTEGSDSRIEVYLLPDSDISSFSANGSEIQRLTGNYDGPSLINAETLASFVGGEVIERENFEIDNAAYAGRPFEIRDFSGNLVAVGNALVPLESVNAITNTIRTTGFGAALVAMLLAGAMALVLGKWLCGLLNRISRRMISLSEGDLSIETSGLPTKGEIGDMVSSLGVFRDALMKQKELEEAQKANAKHQAEVVASLGSNLSVLAGGDLTVRIESAFPEDYEQLRSDFNKTVENLNATVAQVVDSAQSIRNGAAEISQSSDDLSHRTESQAATLEETAAALDELTASVKSAAEGARSVENIMEEAKQEAENSGVVVQSAVSAMTEIEQSSTHIAQIISVIDDIAFQTNLLALNAGVEAARAGEAGRGFAVVASEVRALAQRSSDAAMEIKTLISDSSRQVERGVDLVGKAGDALTNIVERVNHISKLVTDIAEGAVEQSTGLGEINTGVVQLDQVTQQNAAMVEEATAAGHMLNSDATKLAELVAHFKVSGSSGITQMSAPKPAASTPTAHGDDDWDFSDFNEAAPAATGTDGNAALDKWQDF from the coding sequence ATGTCCCTTCGCATGCGTATTGTCGTTTCGCTTTTGGTCAGTTCACTGGTCGCGATTGCCATCGTTACCGTTCCCCTGTTCATGGGTCTTGGAACGGTATCTGACGAGGGGATTAAACGCGAACTCCAGCAGTTTGAGGCACGCGTCTATTCACAAATTGAAGGTCAGCAGCGTTTGGCGCTTACCACGGCCCAGACTGTAGCCTCCATGCCGGATGTTCAGCGCGCCGTCGCCGAGCAGGACCGCGAAACGCTTGATCGCCTTTTCGCGCAGAACTTCAAAGGTCTGGCAGCAGAGGCCGGAATCGCCCAGTTCCAGTTTCATACGCCCACAGCGGTGTCGGTTTTCCGGGTCCACAAGCCCGAAAAATTTGGCGATGATCTTTCTGGCTTCCGGCATTCCGTTGTCGCTGCCAACGCGGAGAAGGCCCCGGTGTCCGGTCTGGAGCGTGGCAGGGCAGGGATCGGCATTCGCGGGATCAGCCCGATCTTCTTTGAGGGGCGTCATGTGGGCACAGTTGAGATCGGTCTGAAATTCGACAGTGCGCTCATCGAAAGCCTGACCGAAGGTAGCGACAGCCGTATCGAAGTTTACCTGCTGCCCGACAGCGATATCAGTTCTTTCTCGGCCAACGGTTCGGAAATTCAGCGCCTGACCGGCAATTATGATGGACCGTCACTGATCAATGCAGAAACCCTGGCGTCGTTTGTTGGTGGAGAGGTCATTGAGCGTGAAAACTTTGAAATCGACAATGCTGCCTACGCAGGACGGCCGTTTGAAATCCGCGATTTTTCGGGCAATCTGGTTGCTGTTGGCAACGCCCTTGTGCCTCTGGAATCAGTAAATGCGATCACGAACACGATCCGGACCACGGGTTTCGGCGCAGCTCTGGTTGCCATGCTTTTGGCAGGTGCCATGGCGCTTGTCTTGGGAAAATGGCTTTGTGGTTTGCTCAATCGTATCAGCCGCCGCATGATCTCCTTGTCAGAGGGTGATCTTTCCATTGAAACCTCTGGACTGCCCACAAAGGGTGAGATCGGCGATATGGTAAGCAGCCTTGGTGTTTTCCGGGATGCACTGATGAAGCAAAAGGAACTGGAAGAGGCTCAAAAAGCCAATGCCAAACATCAGGCCGAGGTCGTTGCATCGCTCGGCAGCAACCTGTCGGTTCTCGCAGGTGGCGATCTGACTGTACGCATCGAAAGCGCCTTCCCCGAGGATTACGAGCAGCTGCGTTCCGATTTCAACAAAACGGTCGAAAACCTGAATGCCACGGTGGCCCAGGTCGTCGATTCTGCGCAGAGCATCCGCAACGGCGCGGCCGAGATCAGCCAGTCTTCGGATGATCTGTCGCACCGCACCGAAAGCCAGGCGGCCACCCTTGAAGAGACCGCCGCGGCCCTCGATGAACTCACCGCATCGGTGAAATCCGCCGCCGAGGGCGCGCGCAGCGTCGAAAACATCATGGAAGAGGCCAAGCAGGAGGCTGAAAACAGCGGCGTCGTTGTGCAAAGCGCGGTGTCGGCGATGACCGAGATCGAGCAGTCCTCGACCCATATCGCGCAGATCATCAGCGTGATCGACGACATTGCCTTCCAGACCAACCTTCTGGCCCTAAACGCAGGCGTCGAAGCCGCCCGCGCGGGCGAAGCGGGCCGCGGCTTTGCGGTGGTGGCCTCCGAAGTGCGGGCGCTGGCGCAGCGTTCTTCGGATGCGGCGATGGAGATCAAGACGCTGATCAGCGACAGCTCGCGCCAGGTGGAGCGCGGCGTGGATCTGGTCGGCAAGGCGGGCGATGCGCTCACCAATATCGTCGAGCGGGTGAACCATATCTCGAAGCTGGTAACGGATATTGCCGAAGGTGCTGTGGAGCAATCCACGGGTCTCGGGGAAATCAACACCGGGGTGGTGCAGCTTGATCAGGTGACGCAGCAGAACGCGGCCATGGTCGAAGAGGCGACGGCTGCGGGCCATATGCTGAACAGCGATGCAACCAAACTGGCCGAGCTGGTGGCGCATTTCAAAGTCTCAGGCAGCAGCGGCATCACACAGATGAGCGCACCGAAACCAGCCGCCAGCACGCCGACGGCGCATGGGGATGACGACTGGGACTTCAGCGATTTCAACGAAGCCGCCCCGGCCGCAACCGGCACCGACGGCAACGCTGCTCTCGACAAGTGGCAGGATTTCTAA
- a CDS encoding DUF721 domain-containing protein produces the protein MSVRRSSTRGFARTSKLLNDQIRKAGESRGFAVSRLLTHWEEIVGTDLAAMARPVKVGYGRSSFGATLTVLTTGANAPMLEMQKEKLREKVNAVYGYNAISKVLITQTAPIGFSEGQVSFKYAPKQAAPIQPDPQAVTEAAQVAEGVGDEGLRAALERLGRNVLTKQKTMRKGYE, from the coding sequence ATGTCAGTCAGACGCAGCAGCACACGCGGGTTCGCACGGACCTCCAAGCTTTTGAACGATCAGATTCGCAAGGCGGGCGAAAGCCGGGGCTTTGCGGTGTCCCGTCTGCTCACCCATTGGGAAGAGATCGTCGGCACCGATCTGGCGGCTATGGCGCGGCCCGTAAAGGTCGGCTACGGGCGCAGCTCCTTCGGGGCGACGCTAACGGTGCTGACCACGGGCGCCAATGCGCCGATGCTGGAAATGCAAAAGGAAAAGCTGCGGGAAAAGGTCAACGCGGTCTACGGCTACAATGCGATCTCCAAAGTTCTGATCACCCAGACCGCTCCGATCGGGTTTTCCGAAGGTCAGGTCTCGTTCAAATATGCGCCCAAACAGGCCGCTCCGATCCAGCCCGATCCACAGGCGGTTACTGAGGCCGCCCAAGTGGCCGAAGGTGTCGGTGATGAGGGGCTGCGCGCCGCGCTGGAACGGCTGGGGCGCAACGTTCTTACAAAACAGAAAACAATGCGAAAGGGGTATGAATGA